CGTTGTCGGAAAATCGCCAAATCAATTTGGAATCCTTGTCGATCTTCGCCAACCCATAGCCGTAGGGCGATCCCCCGGCGGACACGTAGTTGGCGATCAAATCGCCATTGGGGAGTAGCCGCACGCAATGCCAATGAATGCGATCTTCTCGCGAGGGGTTTGGGACGTGCGGCGGCTCGGGCCAGATTTCGCGAAACGGCAAATGCCAACGATGCACTTCTTTGCCGGTCATGGAAATCAATCGCGCGGTCGACGGTTCGCCGAAGGGCGCGTACAGTGTAAGTCCCGCGTAAGTCAGCTCCGGCCGGCAGACGCCGATTCCCGTTTTTGCTTCGCGCGCCAGCGTCCAATCGCAGCCATATTTTTTTCGATCGATTTCATATTTCTCTTCCAGAGCCTTGATGCCGCGAAACGACGGCTGCAACACTTTTTGATACCACGGAATGTCGAACTCGGCGACATAGGCGCCGACGATAAAGAACACGAGCGCTGCGGATGCAAAAAACAGCACCGGAAGCACGCGATCGAAAAATCGCTTGACGGGAAATTGACGGGCCATATTAATTACGTTCATCTGGCAACTCCTTTCAACTAGAAAACTCTGCGAACCCATGCTTCGAGATCGCCGTGCTTGAAGGCAAGTCGATAATCTGCGAAGTCCGGTCGCCCCAGCGACCGAGACACTACGTCGACCAAAATTACATCTGGTTTTGGCGACTTCGTTTCACTCGGCGCGGCCAAATTGTCGGCAAACCGGCCGATTTCTTGACGCCGCCATTGCCGATCTTCCGCCGAGTCGAGCCTGAATGTCCGATGGTAGAGGTGATAGAGAAATCCTTGCCCGGCCGCCACGGCGCGCGACGTTCGCCAATAGTTTTGAAACTGAATTCTCCTGGGAGTGGCAAAGGCGGTCCACTTTTCGGGCGATACGCGATAGAGCCGCAGCAGCCGGAGCGCGCGGGCGTGAATCGACGCATTGTCTTCGAGCGTGTGGTACGGAAAGCCCGACGGAAGCAGCAAATCGGCGTTCGTCCAATAGGCGGACAGGTAGTTCAACTCGGGACTGACGGTGGCCAACGTGAACTGCTGGTGCTCGCGGTCGTACTGTTCGAGCCAAGGGCGCAGGGCTTCGGCACTTTTGGTGAGAAAATATTCCTTCGCGACGACATTCGCGCGAAACCAGTGAATGCGATATTCGTGGTAGGCCAACAGCGACGCCAGCAGTGCGGCAGTGACCAGGCCCGAGACGCAGGCCAGGCGCGGAATCTTCTCGCCCAGTTGGCGCAGACCACAGTGCAGCCAATCGAGCAGCACGAGCACCAGCGAAAACAACAGAACGACATCGAGTCGCCAATAGAACTGCTTGCGGTGATACGGATCCATGCCGCCCCGCGAGAGGGCCAGAATCACTCCGAACACGGCCGCGACGGCCAACAGCGCCATTGCCAACGGCCGCCATTCGGGGTTTGCACGCGAACGAATTGTGAGCCGCCATTTCCACGGGGAAAGTTGTGGAGTTGCCGTGAATCGCCACCGGGAAACGCCAGCGATCAATCCCAAGGCCAAGCCGCCCCACGGCCAGATCCAATCGGCGATAAAGTCGTGCAACACGCCTCCGTCTTTGCGCACATGCTTCCAGGCAGGTCCAAAACCGCTGCGCATGAAGGCATCGCCAGACAGCGAATCGGTGAGCAACAGGTTGAGCGCAAAGACGACCGTCAGCACTAGGCCGAACGTCGCTAAAAACCGCCCGCTTGTTGCACCGCCAGCGCGATGGATCCCGCGTGCAATCGCCCATTGAACGGTTAGACCCAGCCAAACTAGCCCCGCGGCAAAAAATGCGAATCCCAGCGCCCAATTGTCGGCACAGCAGAGGATTCCCAGAATCGCAGCAACCCACGCCAACCAACGCCACGGCTTGCCGCGCGACGACCAAAGCGACATGCTGGCCAAGATCAGCGACAGCAGCAGTGGCGTAGTCCACGCCAATGTCGAAAGCCGCATGTTCCGCTGCAGCGGCCAAGGGTGCATGCCGCGGCTTTGTTCAGGCGTGATAAAAAAGTAACGCAGCGACTCAAACAGCACCGCCACCATGATGGCCAGTACGATCGTGGTCGTTGAATATCGCTGCGGCAATGCCTTGCGTGCGACAATGAACACACATCCCCAGCCAACCAGGAACACGCTTGACATGAAGATCGAATACGGAATCGGCCTGCCATCGGTGGTAATGGCGATCAGCCCTAACAGCACTTGCAAGGGAGCCGAAAAGTTCGCTCCGCTGGCGGTGTCGCGATTTAGCAACGAGTCCTGCCAGCCGCGATCCAGAATTCGCTTCGCCCGCATCCAATAGAGATGAAAGTCTTCGCTTACCAACCCATAAGGCTCGATGCAGAACGCGAAGAACGTCGGCGAGTTGCCATTGTTGACGCGCATTGCCGCCGGAACTTGATTGCCGGTAACCAACCCCAATTGGAGATAGCTGGCGGCAAACAGAAAAATCAGGCCCAGCCCACACCAGATCGAGCCTCTGGGGCGCGCGTTCAATGGATTGCCGAGATTCTTTGGCAATGTCGCGCGCGCGCAAGCGAGATCCGCGCACTGGACGGCGCGAATTGACCTCGGTCGCGGCAGCTCACAAATGGTTGGAATCGTTTGCTCTCCGTATTACCGATGGCGACGTGCGGCGGCGTCGCCCTCCGAAATCGAATGGTCGGTGACTACTCGATTGACACCCGTTGCATGGTCGGGATCCATCGCCTCGCGACGAACCCAGGCCTCGATCTCGCCGGTGTGAAAGGCCAAGTCGTATGAGGTCAAATCGGGATTGCCCAGCGCTCGCGAAACCTCATCGACGAGAATCATCTTCGGTCGAACCGTGCTCGTCGGCTCCAACGCAGAATTAGCGGCGGCCAGCGAATAGACCGTGCTGTTTTGGGCGGTGAGCAAATCGTACACCCGCTGGCGTTCGATCTCTTTCCACTTGGGCGCCGTCGTGGTATCGACCGCCACCAATCGGTGGAAAGCGTGATAAAGGTATCCTGCGCCCGACGACTGGACTCGCGAAGTGAACCAGGCCTCGTGAAATCTTCCGCCTATCGACTGAGTAAACTGCTCCCAGGTGGCGGGAGTTGCGCGGTAAAGTCGAAGCAGTTGCATCAGGCGGTCGTGAATTTCTCGATTGCTGGCGGCATTGTGATACGGAAAGCCCGACGGCAACAGCAAGTCCGCGTTTGTCCAATACGCCGCCAGATAGTTCAGTTCCAGACTGGCGGTTGCCAAATCGAACGGGCCATGCTGACGCTCAAACTCCTCCAGCCACGGACGTAGGCGCTCGGCATCCGCCGTCAGAAAGAAGTGTCGCGCGGCAACGTTGGAGACAAACCAGTTGATTCGATAGATGTGATAAGCCAGCAGAATCGCGATACCAAGCGTCATCGCCGACGCCCAAGTACTTGGCCGCAGCGAATTCAATTTTGGCAGCAAGGCCAGGCTGAGATTGCCCAATCGGCCGTGCCGGCAGCTTGGTTGGATTGCTCCCCGAATACGCATCGAGGAGCGGCTTGCCGCCGAGGCGGTCAGCGTTTCGCGCCACCATTCGAGAGTCGAAAGCGCCAAGGCGAACAGCAACAGATAATTCAGCCTCCAGAATAACTGATTCCTCAGGAACGGTTCGAGGCCCTGGAACTTCAGAATTTCGTACAGCAACAGCGTCGACGCCAAGGTCAGAACTGCGAGAAAGCCAAACTGTTTTGGAGCCGATCCGTCAAGCCGCCAGCGAGGCTGCGGCCAAAGAGAGCCGCGTGCGCTGGGCGTGCAGATGACTAGCGCGCCGAACAGCACCACGATCAGCGGTAGTAGGGCCTGTTGGACGAACCACTCGCGCACCCGCATGACGCGTTCCGCCGGTCGCACCGAATTTTGCCACTCGGCCCCGAACCCGGAGCGGAGTAGCACATCGCCATCGAGAGAGCGATTGAGCAGATGATGGGCGAGCAAGACCGCGCCGCAAACCAGCAGCATGCCAACGACCACGCCGACGACGCCGGTCGGCCAAGCGCCGGACCGAATTCGGCGCAGCACAGCCGTAAATGCGATCCAAATCGTCGTCAGTCCGGTCGAAAACCAGGCGATGGCAAACGCCCAATTGTCCGTTCCAGCCAACGCCGCCAGCATGAGCATCAGCGCCGCCAGTCGAAGTCGCCAGCGGTGGCGGTCGAACGCCAACGATGTGGCGCAAATGAGGGTTGCCACGAGCACCGGATTGGTCCAACTCATCGTCGACATTCGCAGGCCGCGAAAGGCCGGCCAAACGCCAAACGTCGCCTCTGGCGATTGCACGAAGCACTGCAGCGATTCAAACAACACCGTGAGCAGCACGGCCATCAACAGCGAAGATGAACGGACCTCGCTTGGCAGCCACCATCGTGCCGCGGCGAACAGCACCGACCAGCCGACGGCTAGCGTAGCGAACATATAGATCGAGTACGGCAGTGGTCGGCCATCGGTCAGCAGGGCAAGCCGCGACAGGGCGACTTGAACCGGGGCTGCGTAGTTGCTGCCTTCGCCGGGGCGGTGGTAGAACAGCGAATCGCTCCAACCGCGCTCAGCGATCCGCTTGGCCCGCACGTAGTATAAGTAGAAGTCCTCGGAAAAGTTGTATGACGGCAAAATGTGAAACGCAAAGAACGTCGGCTGCCCGCCGTTATTCACGCGCTGGTCCGCCGGAAGCGGATTCCATTGGAGCCGCGCAAAACTCAGGATCCCCGCGGCAAACAACACGATGACCGCCAGCGGGATATACCACCGGCGCCAAGGGTCGACCTGCGCGAGATTTTCCTTCAGCATCAAAGGCTCGGCCGAGGCTTCCATTTCGATAAGAATTCACCTTGAAAGTCAAGCAACACGATTGGACCGCCAGCTCATGCGGCCCGCCGCAATGCGGTTTGCCACAGGTCAGGGCGTTTTGTGCAGACGGCATCCAGCGGAAATGGAAACAATTCACGGGCATATTCGGGAATGGATTCCGTGGGGCGGCCTTGCAGTTCGGGCGAGACCGCGCAAAGCTTGAAGTGTCGGCGCAGCAATCCATATTTACGGCCATCGAGCGGCAATTTGGAAAAGCAATCGATCCACACCCAATCGACTTGCCCTGCCAACGACAAGGCCGACTCGACCGGCTCATACTCGGAAAATCGTACGGCGATTCGCCGCTCGCCGAGGTTTACCAACTGGCGAAGCATCGGAAACGACGAATCGAGAAAGAAGTAATCTCGCACGCGGAATTGCTGCACGAGTTCCAACACGCGGTGCTCGATTCGCTCGCTTTTGATGTTTAAGATCATCAAGCGGTGACGCCAATGCCGCAGATAATCCTCAAAATCTTCGCCGGTGGAAAATGGATCGTGCTGCAAAATCAGCCGGTCGCCACTGTCGCGCAGATCGAGTTCGACGCCGTAATGGGGTGGAACTTGTTGTAACTGAGCAATTGTGTTGATGCGATGAGCGATCAGCAGCATTGGGGCCTCCTTGCTCCAAATTCCAAATACCATGCTCGTTCCCGAGCTGAACGCAACCGTGAGAACCGTTTGTTTACGCCGCTTTCCGGGCCGACAATTGCTCGCCGCGTTCCACCGGAAGCGCCAGTTCGGCGTCGCTCACCCGGCGCTTTTCGAGCACGATTTGACGCTGCATGGCAAACAGCCGCGGTGCCACGGCCGTCAACATCGTGTCGATTCCATACATCAAATACACCATCCATTTTGGCAGCGGCACATAAATCGTTTTCGCGATTACGCCTCCGCAATTGAACATGCAGGCGAATTCGCGAAAGCCGGTATGCACCATTTTGAAGGCCGGCACATGCGCCTCAAACGCTGCGGGACAGTCGAATAGCAAATTTGGAATGGCGCAATTGGCCGACCACGGATCGGCCGGATCGTTGCAAATCTGGTCAGGATCAAACACGTTAGGCTCGTAGGAATACCCTTCGTGCCGCATCATCCGCAAAGCAATTCGCATAGCCAGCGAGGCATTGATCTCTTGGATCAGTAGCCGTCCACCTGGTTTTAGAATGCGCTCCATCTCACGGAAAAATGCCAGCGGCCGTGCGACGTGATGGATCATGTTGCTCGATACGACAAAATCGAAGCTGCCATCGGCAAACGGCGTGCTCATGGCATCGACGTGTCGGTAATCGAGCCAATCGTAATCGGACACATCGGAAAGGTAGAATCGCTTCGAGCGAATGAACTCGCGGCTGATTCCCGTTCCGCATCCGACTTCGACTCCCACGTCTTCGTGGTCAATGAAGCGGTTCATCCATTCGTAGCGGTGCTTTAACAAGACTTTCAAATTGTGCGGAGCCTGGCCGAAGAAAAATCTACGTGCACGATGCGTGTCTCCTTCGTGGCGCATGCGGTTTTCGTCGTGGCGTGGGGCATAAGCGCCCCTCAAGATGCCGCCGCGCCCTCGGAGCGGCCGCTGGCTGGACGCCGGCCGATCGTGCCCCTCGGCAATCGCCCAGCGGAGGAACCTGCCTATCTTGGCTCGATCCTTCATCGATGGCCTATTCGTGGCTTGCTGCTCTGGGAGGTCGCCTTTCCGTCGCTGGTGAATGCCGTGACGAAAGGTAACGAGTCGCATTCCCAGAAAATTGAGAACGGTCGAAATCGAGGTGGCCGCGAGGTAGGCGACGGCGGTCGCCGTCGGACCGAGCATCGCCAGCACGGCCTCGTTGCAGCCGACGTTGACGCACATCGTGACCGAATACAACGCCAAATGAGTGAGCGGCTCGGCCAACGATTTGCGGCGCGACCGAAACGTCCATAGCTTGTTCCCCAGAAATCCGATCACGACGCCCATCATGAACGAAATTGCCTTTGCCCAGTACAAAGGCAAGCCCACGCTCCAGCCGAGCAGCCGATAGCCCAACAAATCGACCGTCACGGCCCCGAGTCCGACAACGACAAATCGCAGCAATTGCTGGTGTGTTTCGTGCATTTTGTAGGGCCAGCTTTCCGGATTGCGGCTGGCCACATCGATTGGAATGATTGTGATTGGCATAAATCCACAAACGAAGCTGATTAAACGAGCGCCGCCGAGCGGGCGAAGTACTGTTCCCAGCGGTGGTAGTCTTCCAAATCCTGTGGAGTGCCCCAGCCAATATATTTTTCGACCTCAAATCGTACGACGCACCGACCGGAGTCGATGAGCGATTGGGGAACTGCATCGAGATAGAATTCGTTGTTCACGCGGCGATTTGCGGCGACTAGTTGGTCGATTGCCACGAACATCTGCCGGGCAGAGCGAAACCAAAAGAATCCGCTGATGACTGAGTCGGCCATCAGGTTAGCCGAAATGGGCCGCTTGCACGAGATTTCAACAATCTGGTCGCTGTGAGGCAGCGTACGAACCCAGCCATACGCAGTGGGATTGCTGAGCACGCGCGGTTCGCCGCGATAAGTCCACACGATGCAGTCGATCGAATCGTCGTTGCGCAGGATCTCGAATCGCTGGGCGTCATAAAGGTGGGTGGCATCGCAAGCGGCCACCAGAACATCGTCATCCAGATCGATCGCGCTCTGAGCCAAGCGAACCGTGCAAGCCTGGCCCGCCGTCAGCCCCGGTGTCACCAACACCTGGCACGACGGGAAATATTGACGTAAGGCCATTTCCAATTCGTACTTGGCGGCATGTTCCGGATGCACCACAAACACGACCCGATCGGCTGGGGGCAAGTCGTTGACAACCCGTACCACCATTGGCAGTCCCGAAACCGGAATCAACGGTTTGGGCGTGCAAAATCCTGCTTCGACAAAGCGCTGGCCGAGGCCAGCCATCGGGACAATGAGATGCATGAGAGGGTCAGGAGGGCTGCGTCGCTAGGAGTTCGAGAACGCGACAAAAATGTCTCGCTCCACTTGTTCATCCAAATCGACAAACCAGCCGTGACGGCGAGTTTGTATGAACGCGAGTGGTTTCAAATGAGGAATTTGCAGACGATGCCAGCTTCCCATCGGGATTCGCAAGGCGTGACCGATGAGCGTTCGCAAGACGACGTTGTGCGAACAAGTGATGGTCGCACCATCGGCGGCCGGCCAACGATCGTCGACGAACGCCAGGGCACGCCGGGCGACGTCGGCCGTCGATTCACCGCCAGGAAACGCCGGGTCTTCCCCTCGTTGCCAGGCAGCAAATAAATTGGCATGAGTTTTTTGGGCCACGGTGACCGACATGCCTTCGCACTGGCCGTAGGACAATTCCATCAAGCGGTTGTCGATGGTTGCTGGCGGCAGCGACATTTGCGTGGCCAGTAATTCGTAAGTCTCCTGGCAGCGCAGCAGCGGCGAGACGAATCCGGCCACGATGGCGTCGGCCGGAATCGATTCGCACAGCGCAGCGATTTCAGCTTCGTCGACCGACTCAATTTCCGGGTTCGTGCGCCCCAAAAACCGGCGATTGTTCCCCGCGGGCGCATTGAAGATCGTCGGTGCGTGTCGAACGACAACGTGCCGCGTCGCTTCGGTAAAAAACAGACGACGAAACTGCGACTCAAAATTAGCCACAAAGACTTCCAGGCGGCGGTCCAAATCTGGCGTCGGCCAGGAAAAATCGGCAGCGCGCTTCTTGGCGGCCAATTCGGAATAGAGCCGCCGCACGTCGTCGGCGTCGAGCGCGAAGACCTGCAAATAGTCTTGCAGCAACGCCTCGCCTTCCGGTGCTTCGTTCCGTCGATGCACGAGTTTCAGCAGGTTCTGCATGAGGAACCGCAAAATATGATAGGCGAATTCGTGGCGGTCACGAACCGTCAGGGGCTTTTCGCGGCGTACTTCGCGATAGCCGCCCGCGACGCATTCCAATTCGCGATACGACACGACGCCGGCGCGATAATCTTTCAAATAGTCGCTGATGCTCCGACGAGCGCCGAGAAAGTGGCGTGGTTGCAAGGCAAACACAGGATACACGTCGGCCAACGATTGCTTGCGGAATTCGACCGACCGCTGCCAGTCGTAGCAGGTAAATGGGCTGCTCACGACGTGATCCACGTGCGCCTGGCGCGAATACAGCATCAAGTGCAACACTGCCGTGCGCTGGTCGTTGAACTTGAGCGGCCCGAGCGTCGGATTGATGCGCAGGCCATAGCCGCCGCGCTCGACGACGGGTTGCAGCGCCGCTTCGCAGGCATTGTTGAGCGCCTCAAAGCGCTCGGCATTGAGATGCTCGACGATCACGACAAAATCGATGTCGCTGATCCCTTGCAGGCCGTCGCCGATGAGAAAGCTGCCGGTGAACGTCGCCGACAGCGCCCATTCATACTTGTCGATCACTTGCCATAGTGCGGCAGTGATTTCTGATTTCAAATCAACCGCCGGCCGACTCGGCGGTGCCACCACGGCCGCATGCAGCGGCGTACCCAGCACGGATCGTTCTTCGGCCGGCCAGCCCGCGGCATTCGTCGTCGCTGGTATCATGGGGTCGCTCATGCGGTCACCTCGTCGCAGCGAAGTGTGTAGGCGGCCACGGCCACCGGCTCAGCGCCTTTCAAGCGAAAGACCGTTAGCCCGCGACAGCAGCCGGAAACCTGCGGTGTCTCGGCAAGCAGTTCGGCGCTGGCGCGTTGCCAGTCGCAGGGCCGGATCGATGCAATCGTGAAATGAGGATGCCAGCCGACACCGCAAAAAGGAAAGCCACGATCATCGACGTTGCACCGCTGCTCGACTGACAGCGCCCCCCACCGCGGGGCAAAATGCTCCCGCGTTGCCGTCCGGTCGCGCAGCGGCGCAATCGCATCGATGATCTGGCTTTGCATCTGCCGCAATCGATGTCGCGTTAATTCATCAAAATCAAGCACCAGCGTGTTGTTGCCGGTGAGCTGGTCGCCTTCAAAAACGTGCCAGCCGGAAATGTTGATTTCAGGCGCCGCCAAATCCGCGATGAACCTGGACGTCGCGGCAATGACGGCCCGGCTGTCGGAAAAATGGGCGAGGTAGCACGTCAGATGCGGCGGATCGTTGAGATAGAGTTGCTCGCCAACCGCGTGACGCACGCGGCGCTTGTAGCGTTTTACGAGTGAAGCAATCCCCGGTTCGGGATCGAGCGACAAAAACAAGGGCGTCGAGGAACGTGTCGTCATTCGGATAGGAGTATTGAGCTTCAAGGTTGTATTTCGGTTGCAAACTGTCAACAAGTACGAATTGCAATTTGCAAACGGATGATCTCAGTTTTCAACAAAGCCTTGCAGAGCCGCGGTATCAAGTATGAATTCGCGAACGTGATCTCGATGAGTTGAAGTCGGAAAATGAATTTGAAAGACACGCACTGCAATGCCCATTCGTTTAAACCCGCTTTGTCAAGACCGTCGGGTGCGAACTATGATTCAGTAAGTGCGGACGCTTGACGCCGGGAGCGCCCTTCGTCTCGACCGTCTGCCCGACGCTGCGACTTCGGGCATCGATCACCGTGCCGTCGCCGACCATCGCCAAGCGCACCATGTATTTCACGCTTCGCCAGATCGTCCGCAGCTTGGACTTCCACGTGCGCGCCCAGTTCGAGTGGCCATATTGCCGCGGCGGAAATTTCACGGAAATTGTTTCCAGTCGGCAGCCTGCTTGCTTGGCTTGCACCAGCATGTAGACGTCATAATTAAAGTCGATCGGCGGGTTAGTGGCTTGTTCCATGAGACTGCGATGGAATAATTTCGGCTGCGCGTTGATCTCCGATAAGCGACAGCGAAAAATCGCGCTGGCAACGATTCCCATGCCGAGCGAAATCACTCGCTCACTCAGCCGACGACCGTAGCGAACGCCTTTGACGAAGGTCGCCTGCGACTGCCGCGATTGACGATACACCGCAAGCGCCCTGAACACATCGGCCGGATCG
The sequence above is drawn from the Pirellulales bacterium genome and encodes:
- a CDS encoding GtrA family protein, giving the protein MPITIIPIDVASRNPESWPYKMHETHQQLLRFVVVGLGAVTVDLLGYRLLGWSVGLPLYWAKAISFMMGVVIGFLGNKLWTFRSRRKSLAEPLTHLALYSVTMCVNVGCNEAVLAMLGPTATAVAYLAATSISTVLNFLGMRLVTFRHGIHQRRKGDLPEQQATNRPSMKDRAKIGRFLRWAIAEGHDRPASSQRPLRGRGGILRGAYAPRHDENRMRHEGDTHRARRFFFGQAPHNLKVLLKHRYEWMNRFIDHEDVGVEVGCGTGISREFIRSKRFYLSDVSDYDWLDYRHVDAMSTPFADGSFDFVVSSNMIHHVARPLAFFREMERILKPGGRLLIQEINASLAMRIALRMMRHEGYSYEPNVFDPDQICNDPADPWSANCAIPNLLFDCPAAFEAHVPAFKMVHTGFREFACMFNCGGVIAKTIYVPLPKWMVYLMYGIDTMLTAVAPRLFAMQRQIVLEKRRVSDAELALPVERGEQLSARKAA
- a CDS encoding NTP transferase domain-containing protein; its protein translation is MHLIVPMAGLGQRFVEAGFCTPKPLIPVSGLPMVVRVVNDLPPADRVVFVVHPEHAAKYELEMALRQYFPSCQVLVTPGLTAGQACTVRLAQSAIDLDDDVLVAACDATHLYDAQRFEILRNDDSIDCIVWTYRGEPRVLSNPTAYGWVRTLPHSDQIVEISCKRPISANLMADSVISGFFWFRSARQMFVAIDQLVAANRRVNNEFYLDAVPQSLIDSGRCVVRFEVEKYIGWGTPQDLEDYHRWEQYFARSAALV
- a CDS encoding histidine phosphatase family protein, which translates into the protein MSDPMIPATTNAAGWPAEERSVLGTPLHAAVVAPPSRPAVDLKSEITAALWQVIDKYEWALSATFTGSFLIGDGLQGISDIDFVVIVEHLNAERFEALNNACEAALQPVVERGGYGLRINPTLGPLKFNDQRTAVLHLMLYSRQAHVDHVVSSPFTCYDWQRSVEFRKQSLADVYPVFALQPRHFLGARRSISDYLKDYRAGVVSYRELECVAGGYREVRREKPLTVRDRHEFAYHILRFLMQNLLKLVHRRNEAPEGEALLQDYLQVFALDADDVRRLYSELAAKKRAADFSWPTPDLDRRLEVFVANFESQFRRLFFTEATRHVVVRHAPTIFNAPAGNNRRFLGRTNPEIESVDEAEIAALCESIPADAIVAGFVSPLLRCQETYELLATQMSLPPATIDNRLMELSYGQCEGMSVTVAQKTHANLFAAWQRGEDPAFPGGESTADVARRALAFVDDRWPAADGATITCSHNVVLRTLIGHALRIPMGSWHRLQIPHLKPLAFIQTRRHGWFVDLDEQVERDIFVAFSNS
- a CDS encoding 2'-5' RNA ligase family protein yields the protein MTTRSSTPLFLSLDPEPGIASLVKRYKRRVRHAVGEQLYLNDPPHLTCYLAHFSDSRAVIAATSRFIADLAAPEINISGWHVFEGDQLTGNNTLVLDFDELTRHRLRQMQSQIIDAIAPLRDRTATREHFAPRWGALSVEQRCNVDDRGFPFCGVGWHPHFTIASIRPCDWQRASAELLAETPQVSGCCRGLTVFRLKGAEPVAVAAYTLRCDEVTA
- a CDS encoding glycosyltransferase family 2 protein, with protein sequence MPSAPQLSIVLPCYNESRGLETILNRFAEVGAAADFELILVDNGSRDETPAVLKTLLPKFPFARSVRVDVNQGYGHGIHTGLLASRGEILAWSHADLQTDPADVFRALAVYRQSRQSQATFVKGVRYGRRLSERVISLGMGIVASAIFRCRLSEINAQPKLFHRSLMEQATNPPIDFNYDVYMLVQAKQAGCRLETISVKFPPRQYGHSNWARTWKSKLRTIWRSVKYMVRLAMVGDGTVIDARSRSVGQTVETKGAPGVKRPHLLNHSSHPTVLTKRV